The following proteins are encoded in a genomic region of Protaetiibacter sp. SSC-01:
- a CDS encoding FAD:protein FMN transferase encodes MIADPLPHAWRFDALGTPWRIDTEEPLADDVRAAARERVERFDRDWSRYRDDSLVTRIARQPGRYQLPDDAGPLLALYAELHAATGGRVSPLVGGALAAAGFGPRLAGVPDAVPRFEDALAWDGTHLDTVAPVLLDVGAAGKGYLVDLVSALLAEAGVARSVVDGSGDLRIRDVPMRVALEHPGDPTKAVGVAELHDGALSASAGNRRRLADGTHHVLDAVTGLPARDVLATWAVASDDLTADGAATALFFDVDPGWLERRGVEWVRMLSDGTLETSRGFPGEVFA; translated from the coding sequence GTGATCGCCGACCCGCTGCCGCACGCGTGGCGCTTCGACGCCCTCGGCACCCCGTGGCGGATCGACACCGAGGAGCCGCTGGCGGATGACGTGCGCGCCGCCGCCCGGGAGCGCGTGGAGCGCTTCGACCGCGACTGGTCGCGCTACCGCGACGACTCGCTCGTGACGCGCATCGCCCGGCAGCCGGGTCGCTACCAGCTGCCCGACGACGCCGGCCCGCTCCTCGCCCTCTACGCCGAGCTGCACGCCGCGACGGGCGGCCGGGTCTCGCCCCTTGTGGGCGGCGCGCTCGCCGCCGCGGGCTTCGGGCCGCGCCTCGCGGGGGTTCCGGATGCCGTGCCCCGCTTCGAAGACGCGCTCGCGTGGGACGGCACCCACCTCGACACCGTCGCCCCCGTGCTCCTCGACGTCGGCGCCGCCGGCAAGGGCTACCTCGTCGACCTCGTGAGCGCGCTGCTCGCCGAGGCGGGCGTCGCGCGATCGGTCGTCGACGGCTCGGGCGACCTGCGCATCCGCGACGTGCCCATGCGGGTCGCGCTCGAGCATCCGGGTGACCCGACGAAGGCCGTGGGCGTCGCCGAGCTGCACGACGGCGCACTCTCCGCGAGCGCCGGCAACCGCCGCCGCCTCGCCGACGGCACGCACCACGTGCTCGACGCGGTCACCGGGCTGCCCGCGCGCGACGTGCTCGCGACGTGGGCCGTGGCATCCGACGACCTCACGGCCGACGGTGCCGCGACCGCGCTGTTCTTCGACGTCGACCCCGGCTGGCTCGAGCGCCGGGGCGTCGAATGGGTCAGGATGCTGTCCGACGGCACGCTCGAGACGAGCCGCGGCTTCCCCGGAGAGGTCTTCGCATGA